The Rhipicephalus sanguineus isolate Rsan-2018 chromosome 7, BIME_Rsan_1.4, whole genome shotgun sequence genome includes a window with the following:
- the LOC119400305 gene encoding uncharacterized protein LOC119400305 isoform X6, producing the protein MARLFLASAFAVSLACLASGYQVRYFYFPGGGFGGSGGGLSSLFGSGGYGSGGGFGGSGGSGGSGGSGMSSLFGSGFGGSGGSGGSGMSSLFGSGFGGSGGFGGSGGSGGSGMSSLFGSGFGGSGGSGGSGMSSLFGSGFGGSGGSGGSGMSSLFGSGFGGSGGYGGSGGLSSLFGGSSGGFGGSSGGYGGSSGGYGGGSGGYGGGSGLSSLFGGSSGGFGGSSGGYGGGSGLSSLFGGSSGGFGGSSGGYGGGSGLSSLFGGRSGGFGGSSGGYGGSSGGYGGSSGLSSLFGGGSGGFGGSSGGYGSSSGGYGGSSGLSSLFGGSSGGYGGSSGGYGGSGFGGGLGSSGGFGGSSGMGGLGGGSFSGLGGGSGFSGLGGSSGLGGRLGGIFGRRRRGRGRRGRRSSFGSSGFGSSGLGGGIGGSSGSGGFGGFGGSGSSGGFGGLSGLSGFGGSGGSGGGSGFGGGFGGSSGGGGSGGFGGLGGSSGFGGSSGGSGFGGSFGGSSGGSGFGGGSGFGGGDMKQKSMSW; encoded by the exons ATGGCTCGTCTGTTCCTAGCCTCCGCGTTCGCcgtttcactcgcctgcctcgccTCCGGGTACCAAGTGCGATACTTCTACTTCCCAGGTGGTG GCTTCGGCGGAAGCGGTGGCGGCCTCAGTAGCCTCTTCGGCAGTGGCGGTTATGGAAGCGGTGGCGGCTTCGGAGGCAGCGGGGGAAGTGGCGGCTCCGGAGGTAGCGGAATGAGCAGCCTCTTTGGTAGCGGCTTCGGAGGAAGTGGCGGCTCCGGAG GTAGCGGAATGAGCAGCCTCTTTGGTAGCGGCTTCGGAGGAAGTGGCGGCTTCGGAGGAAGTGGCGGCTCCGGAGGTAGCGGAATGAGCAGCCTCTTTGGTAGCGGCTTCGGAGGAAGTGGCGGCTCCGGAGGTAGCGGAATGAGCAGCCTCTTTGGTAGCGGCTTCGGAGGAAGTGGCGGCTCCGGAGGTAGCGGAATGAGCAGCCTCTTCGGTAGTGGCTTCGGAGGAAGTGGCGGCTACGGGGGTAGTGGCGGCCTAAGTAGCCTTTTCGGTGGTAGCAGTGGTGGCTTCGGAGGCAGCAGCGGTGGCTATGGAGGCAGCAGCGGTGGCTACGGAGGCGGCAGCGGTGGCTACGGAGGCGGCAGCGGCCTAAGTAGCCTCTTCGGTGGTAGCAGCGGTGGCTTCGGAGGCAGCAGCGGTGGCTACGGAGGCGGCAGCGGCCTAAGTAGCCTCTTCGGTGGTAGCAGCGGTGGCTTCGGAGGCAGCAGCGGTGGCTACGGAGGCGGCAGCGGCCTAAGTAGCCTCTTCGGTGGTAGAAGTGGTGGCTTCGGAGGCAGCAGCGGTGGCTATGGAGGCAGCAGCGGTGGCTACGGAGGCAGCAGCGGCCTCAGTAGCCTCTTCGGTGGTGGCAGTGGTGGCTTCGGAGGCAGCAGCGGTGGCTATGGAAGCAGTAGTGGTGGCTACGGAGGCAGCAGCGGCTTAAGTAGCCTCTTCGGTGGCAGCAGCGGTGGCTACGGAGGCAGCAGTGGTGGTTATGGCGGCAGCGGCTTCGGTGGAGGCcttggcagcagcggcggctTTGGCGGCAGCAGCGGTATGGGTGGACTCGGTGGTGGCAGCTTCAGTGGCCTTGGAGGAGGTAGCGGCTTCAGCGGCCTTGGAGGAAGCAGCGGACTCGGTGGTCGCCTTGGTGGAATCTTCGGTCGCCGACGTCGCGGACGCGGCCGACGTGGTAGGCGCTCCAGTTTTGGAAGCAGTGGCTTCGGCAGCAGCGGCCTAGGTGGAGGCATCGGCGGATCAAGCGGCAGCGGTGGCTTTGGAGGCTTCGGCGGATCAGGCAGCAGCGGTGGCTTCGGAGGCCTCAGCGGCTTGAGCGGCTTCGGCGGATCCGGCGGATCCGGCGGCGGAAGCGGTTTTGGAGGAGGCTTCGGTGGATCCAGCGGAGGCGGTGGAAGCGGAGGCTTCGGCGGCCTCGGTGGATCCAGCGGCTTCGGCGGATCAAGCGGCGGCAGCGGATTTGGTGGAAGCTTCGGTGGATCCAGTGGAGGCAGCGGattcggcggcggcagcggattCGGTGGAGGAGACATGAAACAGAAATCCATGTCATGGTAA
- the LOC119400305 gene encoding uncharacterized protein LOC119400305 isoform X1 has protein sequence MARLFLASAFAVSLACLASGYQVRYFYFPGGGFGGSGGGLSSLFGSGGYGSGGGFGGSGGSGGSGGSGMSSLFGSGFGGSGGSGGSGMSSLFGNGFGGSGGFGGSGGSGGSGMSSLFGSGFGGSGGFGGSGGSGGSGMSSLFGSGFGGSGGSGGSGMSSLFGSGFGGSGGSGGSGMSSLFGSGFGGSGGYGGSGGLSSLFGGSSGGFGGSSGGYGGSSGGYGGGSGGYGGGSGLSSLFGGSSGGFGGSSGGYGGGSGLSSLFGGSSGGFGGSSGGYGGGSGLSSLFGGRSGGFGGSSGGYGGSSGGYGGSSGLSSLFGGGSGGFGGSSGGYGSSSGGYGGSSGLSSLFGGSSGGYGGSSGGYGGSGFGGGLGSSGGFGGSSGMGGLGGGSFSGLGGGSGFSGLGGSSGLGGRLGGIFGRRRRGRGRRGRRSSFGSSGFGSSGLGGGIGGSSGSGGFGGFGGSGSSGGFGGLSGLSGFGGSGGSGGGSGFGGGFGGSSGGGGSGGFGGLGGSSGFGGSSGGSGFGGSFGGSSGGSGFGGGSGFGGGDMKQKSMSW, from the exons ATGGCTCGTCTGTTCCTAGCCTCCGCGTTCGCcgtttcactcgcctgcctcgccTCCGGGTACCAAGTGCGATACTTCTACTTCCCAGGTGGTG GCTTCGGCGGAAGCGGTGGCGGCCTCAGTAGCCTCTTCGGCAGTGGCGGTTATGGAAGCGGTGGCGGCTTCGGAGGCAGCGGGGGAAGTGGCGGCTCCGGAGGTAGCGGAATGAGCAGCCTCTTTGGTAGCGGCTTCGGAGGAAGTGGCGGCTCCGGAGGTAGCGGAATGAGCAGCCTCTTTGGTAACGGCTTCGGAGGAAGTGGCGGCTTCGGAGGAAGTGGCGGCTCCGGAGGTAGCGGAATGAGCAGCCTCTTTGGTAGCGGCTTCGGAGGAAGTGGCGGCTTCGGAGGAAGTGGCGGCTCCGGAGGTAGCGGAATGAGCAGCCTCTTTGGTAGCGGCTTCGGAGGAAGTGGCGGCTCCGGAGGTAGCGGAATGAGCAGCCTCTTTGGTAGCGGCTTCGGAGGAAGTGGCGGCTCCGGAGGTAGCGGAATGAGCAGCCTCTTCGGTAGTGGCTTCGGAGGAAGTGGCGGCTACGGGGGTAGTGGCGGCCTAAGTAGCCTTTTCGGTGGTAGCAGTGGTGGCTTCGGAGGCAGCAGCGGTGGCTATGGAGGCAGCAGCGGTGGCTACGGAGGCGGCAGCGGTGGCTACGGAGGCGGCAGCGGCCTAAGTAGCCTCTTCGGTGGTAGCAGCGGTGGCTTCGGAGGCAGCAGCGGTGGCTACGGAGGCGGCAGCGGCCTAAGTAGCCTCTTCGGTGGTAGCAGCGGTGGCTTCGGAGGCAGCAGCGGTGGCTACGGAGGCGGCAGCGGCCTAAGTAGCCTCTTCGGTGGTAGAAGTGGTGGCTTCGGAGGCAGCAGCGGTGGCTATGGAGGCAGCAGCGGTGGCTACGGAGGCAGCAGCGGCCTCAGTAGCCTCTTCGGTGGTGGCAGTGGTGGCTTCGGAGGCAGCAGCGGTGGCTATGGAAGCAGTAGTGGTGGCTACGGAGGCAGCAGCGGCTTAAGTAGCCTCTTCGGTGGCAGCAGCGGTGGCTACGGAGGCAGCAGTGGTGGTTATGGCGGCAGCGGCTTCGGTGGAGGCcttggcagcagcggcggctTTGGCGGCAGCAGCGGTATGGGTGGACTCGGTGGTGGCAGCTTCAGTGGCCTTGGAGGAGGTAGCGGCTTCAGCGGCCTTGGAGGAAGCAGCGGACTCGGTGGTCGCCTTGGTGGAATCTTCGGTCGCCGACGTCGCGGACGCGGCCGACGTGGTAGGCGCTCCAGTTTTGGAAGCAGTGGCTTCGGCAGCAGCGGCCTAGGTGGAGGCATCGGCGGATCAAGCGGCAGCGGTGGCTTTGGAGGCTTCGGCGGATCAGGCAGCAGCGGTGGCTTCGGAGGCCTCAGCGGCTTGAGCGGCTTCGGCGGATCCGGCGGATCCGGCGGCGGAAGCGGTTTTGGAGGAGGCTTCGGTGGATCCAGCGGAGGCGGTGGAAGCGGAGGCTTCGGCGGCCTCGGTGGATCCAGCGGCTTCGGCGGATCAAGCGGCGGCAGCGGATTTGGTGGAAGCTTCGGTGGATCCAGTGGAGGCAGCGGattcggcggcggcagcggattCGGTGGAGGAGACATGAAACAGAAATCCATGTCATGGTAA
- the LOC119400305 gene encoding uncharacterized protein LOC119400305 isoform X2 translates to MARLFLASAFAVSLACLASGYQVRYFYFPGGGFGGSGGGLSSLFGSGGYGSGGGFGGSGGSGGSGGSGMSSLFGSGFGGSGGSGGSGMSSLFGNGFGGSGGFGGSGGSGGSGMSSLFGSGFGGSGGFGGSGGSGGSGMSSLFGSGFGGSGGSGGSGMSSLFGSGFGGSGGSGGSGMSSLFGSGFGGSGGYGGSGGLSSLFGGSSGGFGGSSGGYGGSSGGYGGGSGGYGGGSGLSSLFGGSSGGFGGSSGGYGGGSGLSSLFGGSSGGFGGSSGGYGGGSGLSSLFGGSSGGYGGSSGLSSLFGGGSGGFGGSSGGYGSSSGGYGGSSGLSSLFGGSSGGYGGSSGGYGGSGFGGGLGSSGGFGGSSGMGGLGGGSFSGLGGGSGFSGLGGSSGLGGRLGGIFGRRRRGRGRRGRRSSFGSSGFGSSGLGGGIGGSSGSGGFGGFGGSGSSGGFGGLSGLSGFGGSGGSGGGSGFGGGFGGSSGGGGSGGFGGLGGSSGFGGSSGGSGFGGSFGGSSGGSGFGGGSGFGGGDMKQKSMSW, encoded by the exons ATGGCTCGTCTGTTCCTAGCCTCCGCGTTCGCcgtttcactcgcctgcctcgccTCCGGGTACCAAGTGCGATACTTCTACTTCCCAGGTGGTG GCTTCGGCGGAAGCGGTGGCGGCCTCAGTAGCCTCTTCGGCAGTGGCGGTTATGGAAGCGGTGGCGGCTTCGGAGGCAGCGGGGGAAGTGGCGGCTCCGGAGGTAGCGGAATGAGCAGCCTCTTTGGTAGCGGCTTCGGAGGAAGTGGCGGCTCCGGAGGTAGCGGAATGAGCAGCCTCTTTGGTAACGGCTTCGGAGGAAGTGGCGGCTTCGGAGGAAGTGGCGGCTCCGGAGGTAGCGGAATGAGCAGCCTCTTTGGTAGCGGCTTCGGAGGAAGTGGCGGCTTCGGAGGAAGTGGCGGCTCCGGAGGTAGCGGAATGAGCAGCCTCTTTGGTAGCGGCTTCGGAGGAAGTGGCGGCTCCGGAGGTAGCGGAATGAGCAGCCTCTTTGGTAGCGGCTTCGGAGGAAGTGGCGGCTCCGGAGGTAGCGGAATGAGCAGCCTCTTCGGTAGTGGCTTCGGAGGAAGTGGCGGCTACGGGGGTAGTGGCGGCCTAAGTAGCCTTTTCGGTGGTAGCAGTGGTGGCTTCGGAGGCAGCAGCGGTGGCTATGGAGGCAGCAGCGGTGGCTACGGAGGCGGCAGCGGTGGCTACGGAGGCGGCAGCGGCCTAAGTAGCCTCTTCGGTGGTAGCAGCGGTGGCTTCGGAGGCAGCAGCGGTGGCTACGGAGGCGGCAGCGGCCTAAGTAGCCTCTTCGGTGGTAGCAGCGGTGGCTTCGGAGGCAGCAGCGGTGGCTACGGAGGCGGCAGCGGCCTAAGTAGCCTCTTCGGTG GCAGCAGCGGTGGCTACGGAGGCAGCAGCGGCCTCAGTAGCCTCTTCGGTGGTGGCAGTGGTGGCTTCGGAGGCAGCAGCGGTGGCTATGGAAGCAGTAGTGGTGGCTACGGAGGCAGCAGCGGCTTAAGTAGCCTCTTCGGTGGCAGCAGCGGTGGCTACGGAGGCAGCAGTGGTGGTTATGGCGGCAGCGGCTTCGGTGGAGGCcttggcagcagcggcggctTTGGCGGCAGCAGCGGTATGGGTGGACTCGGTGGTGGCAGCTTCAGTGGCCTTGGAGGAGGTAGCGGCTTCAGCGGCCTTGGAGGAAGCAGCGGACTCGGTGGTCGCCTTGGTGGAATCTTCGGTCGCCGACGTCGCGGACGCGGCCGACGTGGTAGGCGCTCCAGTTTTGGAAGCAGTGGCTTCGGCAGCAGCGGCCTAGGTGGAGGCATCGGCGGATCAAGCGGCAGCGGTGGCTTTGGAGGCTTCGGCGGATCAGGCAGCAGCGGTGGCTTCGGAGGCCTCAGCGGCTTGAGCGGCTTCGGCGGATCCGGCGGATCCGGCGGCGGAAGCGGTTTTGGAGGAGGCTTCGGTGGATCCAGCGGAGGCGGTGGAAGCGGAGGCTTCGGCGGCCTCGGTGGATCCAGCGGCTTCGGCGGATCAAGCGGCGGCAGCGGATTTGGTGGAAGCTTCGGTGGATCCAGTGGAGGCAGCGGattcggcggcggcagcggattCGGTGGAGGAGACATGAAACAGAAATCCATGTCATGGTAA
- the LOC119400305 gene encoding uncharacterized protein LOC119400305 isoform X17 — MARLFLASAFAVSLACLASGYQVRYFYFPGGGFGGSGGGLSSLFGSGGYGSGGGFGGSGGSGGSGGSGMSSLFGSGFGGSGGSGGSGMSSLFGNGFGGSGGFGGSGGSGGSGMSSLFGSGFGGSGGFGGSGGSGGSGMSSLFGSGFGGSGGSGGSGMSSLFGSGFGGSGGSGGSGMSSLFGSGFGGSGGYGGSGGLSSLFGGSSGGFGGSSGGYGGSSGGYGGGSGGYGGGSGLSSLFGGSSGGFGGSSGGYGGSSGGYGGGSGLSSLFGGSSGGYGSSSGGYGGSSGLSSLFGGSSGGYGGSSGGYGGSGFGGGLGSSGGFGGSSGMGGLGGGSFSGLGGGSGFSGLGGSSGLGGRLGGIFGRRRRGRGRRGRRSSFGSSGFGSSGLGGGIGGSSGSGGFGGFGGSGSSGGFGGLSGLSGFGGSGGSGGGSGFGGGFGGSSGGGGSGGFGGLGGSSGFGGSSGGSGFGGSFGGSSGGSGFGGGSGFGGGDMKQKSMSW, encoded by the exons ATGGCTCGTCTGTTCCTAGCCTCCGCGTTCGCcgtttcactcgcctgcctcgccTCCGGGTACCAAGTGCGATACTTCTACTTCCCAGGTGGTG GCTTCGGCGGAAGCGGTGGCGGCCTCAGTAGCCTCTTCGGCAGTGGCGGTTATGGAAGCGGTGGCGGCTTCGGAGGCAGCGGGGGAAGTGGCGGCTCCGGAGGTAGCGGAATGAGCAGCCTCTTTGGTAGCGGCTTCGGAGGAAGTGGCGGCTCCGGAGGTAGCGGAATGAGCAGCCTCTTTGGTAACGGCTTCGGAGGAAGTGGCGGCTTCGGAGGAAGTGGCGGCTCCGGAGGTAGCGGAATGAGCAGCCTCTTTGGTAGCGGCTTCGGAGGAAGTGGCGGCTTCGGAGGAAGTGGCGGCTCCGGAGGTAGCGGAATGAGCAGCCTCTTTGGTAGCGGCTTCGGAGGAAGTGGCGGCTCCGGAGGTAGCGGAATGAGCAGCCTCTTTGGTAGCGGCTTCGGAGGAAGTGGCGGCTCCGGAGGTAGCGGAATGAGCAGCCTCTTCGGTAGTGGCTTCGGAGGAAGTGGCGGCTACGGGGGTAGTGGCGGCCTAAGTAGCCTTTTCGGTGGTAGCAGTGGTGGCTTCGGAGGCAGCAGCGGTGGCTATGGAGGCAGCAGCGGTGGCTACGGAGGCGGCAGCGGTGGCTACGGAGGCGGCAGCGGCCTAAGTAGCCTCTTCGGTGGTAGCAGCGGTGGCTTCGGAGGCAGCAGCGGTGGCTACGGAG GCAGCAGCGGTGGCTACGGAGGCGGCAGCGGCCTAAGTAGCCTCTTCGGTG GCAGCAGCGGTGGCTATGGAAGCAGTAGTGGTGGCTACGGAGGCAGCAGCGGCTTAAGTAGCCTCTTCGGTGGCAGCAGCGGTGGCTACGGAGGCAGCAGTGGTGGTTATGGCGGCAGCGGCTTCGGTGGAGGCcttggcagcagcggcggctTTGGCGGCAGCAGCGGTATGGGTGGACTCGGTGGTGGCAGCTTCAGTGGCCTTGGAGGAGGTAGCGGCTTCAGCGGCCTTGGAGGAAGCAGCGGACTCGGTGGTCGCCTTGGTGGAATCTTCGGTCGCCGACGTCGCGGACGCGGCCGACGTGGTAGGCGCTCCAGTTTTGGAAGCAGTGGCTTCGGCAGCAGCGGCCTAGGTGGAGGCATCGGCGGATCAAGCGGCAGCGGTGGCTTTGGAGGCTTCGGCGGATCAGGCAGCAGCGGTGGCTTCGGAGGCCTCAGCGGCTTGAGCGGCTTCGGCGGATCCGGCGGATCCGGCGGCGGAAGCGGTTTTGGAGGAGGCTTCGGTGGATCCAGCGGAGGCGGTGGAAGCGGAGGCTTCGGCGGCCTCGGTGGATCCAGCGGCTTCGGCGGATCAAGCGGCGGCAGCGGATTTGGTGGAAGCTTCGGTGGATCCAGTGGAGGCAGCGGattcggcggcggcagcggattCGGTGGAGGAGACATGAAACAGAAATCCATGTCATGGTAA
- the LOC119400305 gene encoding uncharacterized protein LOC119400305 isoform X5 has product MARLFLASAFAVSLACLASGYQVRYFYFPGGGFGGSGGGLSSLFGSGGYGSGGGFGGSGGSGGSGGSGMSSLFGSGFGGSGGSGGSGMSSLFGNGFGGSGGFGGSGGSGGSGMSSLFGSGFGGSGGFGGSGGSGGSGMSSLFGSGFGGSGGSGGSGMSSLFGSGFGGSGGSGGSGMSSLFGSGFGGSGGYGGSGGLSSLFGGSSGGFGGSSGGYGGSSGGYGGGSGGYGGGSGLSSLFGGSSGGFGGSSGGYGGGSGLSSLFGGSSGGFGGSSGGYGGSSGGYGGSSGLSSLFGGGSGGFGGSSGGYGSSSGGYGGSSGLSSLFGGSSGGYGGSSGGYGGSGFGGGLGSSGGFGGSSGMGGLGGGSFSGLGGGSGFSGLGGSSGLGGRLGGIFGRRRRGRGRRGRRSSFGSSGFGSSGLGGGIGGSSGSGGFGGFGGSGSSGGFGGLSGLSGFGGSGGSGGGSGFGGGFGGSSGGGGSGGFGGLGGSSGFGGSSGGSGFGGSFGGSSGGSGFGGGSGFGGGDMKQKSMSW; this is encoded by the exons ATGGCTCGTCTGTTCCTAGCCTCCGCGTTCGCcgtttcactcgcctgcctcgccTCCGGGTACCAAGTGCGATACTTCTACTTCCCAGGTGGTG GCTTCGGCGGAAGCGGTGGCGGCCTCAGTAGCCTCTTCGGCAGTGGCGGTTATGGAAGCGGTGGCGGCTTCGGAGGCAGCGGGGGAAGTGGCGGCTCCGGAGGTAGCGGAATGAGCAGCCTCTTTGGTAGCGGCTTCGGAGGAAGTGGCGGCTCCGGAGGTAGCGGAATGAGCAGCCTCTTTGGTAACGGCTTCGGAGGAAGTGGCGGCTTCGGAGGAAGTGGCGGCTCCGGAGGTAGCGGAATGAGCAGCCTCTTTGGTAGCGGCTTCGGAGGAAGTGGCGGCTTCGGAGGAAGTGGCGGCTCCGGAGGTAGCGGAATGAGCAGCCTCTTTGGTAGCGGCTTCGGAGGAAGTGGCGGCTCCGGAGGTAGCGGAATGAGCAGCCTCTTTGGTAGCGGCTTCGGAGGAAGTGGCGGCTCCGGAGGTAGCGGAATGAGCAGCCTCTTCGGTAGTGGCTTCGGAGGAAGTGGCGGCTACGGGGGTAGTGGCGGCCTAAGTAGCCTTTTCGGTGGTAGCAGTGGTGGCTTCGGAGGCAGCAGCGGTGGCTATGGAGGCAGCAGCGGTGGCTACGGAGGCGGCAGCGGTGGCTACGGAGGCGGCAGCGGCCTAAGTAGCCTCTTCGGTGGTAGCAGCGGTGGCTTCGGAGGCAGCAGCGGTGGCTACGGAGGCGGCAGCGGCCTAAGTAGCCTCTTCGGTGGTAGCAGCGGTGGCTTCGGAGGCAGCAGCGGTGGCTACGGAG GCAGCAGCGGTGGCTACGGAGGCAGCAGCGGCCTCAGTAGCCTCTTCGGTGGTGGCAGTGGTGGCTTCGGAGGCAGCAGCGGTGGCTATGGAAGCAGTAGTGGTGGCTACGGAGGCAGCAGCGGCTTAAGTAGCCTCTTCGGTGGCAGCAGCGGTGGCTACGGAGGCAGCAGTGGTGGTTATGGCGGCAGCGGCTTCGGTGGAGGCcttggcagcagcggcggctTTGGCGGCAGCAGCGGTATGGGTGGACTCGGTGGTGGCAGCTTCAGTGGCCTTGGAGGAGGTAGCGGCTTCAGCGGCCTTGGAGGAAGCAGCGGACTCGGTGGTCGCCTTGGTGGAATCTTCGGTCGCCGACGTCGCGGACGCGGCCGACGTGGTAGGCGCTCCAGTTTTGGAAGCAGTGGCTTCGGCAGCAGCGGCCTAGGTGGAGGCATCGGCGGATCAAGCGGCAGCGGTGGCTTTGGAGGCTTCGGCGGATCAGGCAGCAGCGGTGGCTTCGGAGGCCTCAGCGGCTTGAGCGGCTTCGGCGGATCCGGCGGATCCGGCGGCGGAAGCGGTTTTGGAGGAGGCTTCGGTGGATCCAGCGGAGGCGGTGGAAGCGGAGGCTTCGGCGGCCTCGGTGGATCCAGCGGCTTCGGCGGATCAAGCGGCGGCAGCGGATTTGGTGGAAGCTTCGGTGGATCCAGTGGAGGCAGCGGattcggcggcggcagcggattCGGTGGAGGAGACATGAAACAGAAATCCATGTCATGGTAA
- the LOC119400305 gene encoding uncharacterized protein LOC119400305 isoform X10 produces MARLFLASAFAVSLACLASGYQVRYFYFPGGGFGGSGGGLSSLFGSGGYGSGGGFGGSGGSGGSGGSGMSSLFGSGFGGSGGSGGSGMSSLFGNGFGGSGGFGGSGGSGGSGMSSLFGSGFGGSGGFGGSGGSGGSGMSSLFGSGFGGSGGSGGSGMSSLFGSGFGGSGGSGGSGMSSLFGSGFGGSGGYGGSGGLSSLFGGSSGGFGGSSGGYGGSSGGYGGGSGGYGGGSGLSSLFGGSSGGFGGSSGGYGGGSGLSSLFGGSSGGFGGSSGGYGGGSGLSSLFGGSSGGYGSSSGGYGGSSGLSSLFGGSSGGYGGSSGGYGGSGFGGGLGSSGGFGGSSGMGGLGGGSFSGLGGGSGFSGLGGSSGLGGRLGGIFGRRRRGRGRRGRRSSFGSSGFGSSGLGGGIGGSSGSGGFGGFGGSGSSGGFGGLSGLSGFGGSGGSGGGSGFGGGFGGSSGGGGSGGFGGLGGSSGFGGSSGGSGFGGSFGGSSGGSGFGGGSGFGGGDMKQKSMSW; encoded by the exons ATGGCTCGTCTGTTCCTAGCCTCCGCGTTCGCcgtttcactcgcctgcctcgccTCCGGGTACCAAGTGCGATACTTCTACTTCCCAGGTGGTG GCTTCGGCGGAAGCGGTGGCGGCCTCAGTAGCCTCTTCGGCAGTGGCGGTTATGGAAGCGGTGGCGGCTTCGGAGGCAGCGGGGGAAGTGGCGGCTCCGGAGGTAGCGGAATGAGCAGCCTCTTTGGTAGCGGCTTCGGAGGAAGTGGCGGCTCCGGAGGTAGCGGAATGAGCAGCCTCTTTGGTAACGGCTTCGGAGGAAGTGGCGGCTTCGGAGGAAGTGGCGGCTCCGGAGGTAGCGGAATGAGCAGCCTCTTTGGTAGCGGCTTCGGAGGAAGTGGCGGCTTCGGAGGAAGTGGCGGCTCCGGAGGTAGCGGAATGAGCAGCCTCTTTGGTAGCGGCTTCGGAGGAAGTGGCGGCTCCGGAGGTAGCGGAATGAGCAGCCTCTTTGGTAGCGGCTTCGGAGGAAGTGGCGGCTCCGGAGGTAGCGGAATGAGCAGCCTCTTCGGTAGTGGCTTCGGAGGAAGTGGCGGCTACGGGGGTAGTGGCGGCCTAAGTAGCCTTTTCGGTGGTAGCAGTGGTGGCTTCGGAGGCAGCAGCGGTGGCTATGGAGGCAGCAGCGGTGGCTACGGAGGCGGCAGCGGTGGCTACGGAGGCGGCAGCGGCCTAAGTAGCCTCTTCGGTGGTAGCAGCGGTGGCTTCGGAGGCAGCAGCGGTGGCTACGGAGGCGGCAGCGGCCTAAGTAGCCTCTTCGGTGGTAGCAGCGGTGGCTTCGGAGGCAGCAGCGGTGGCTACGGAGGCGGCAGCGGCCTAAGTAGCCTCTTCGGTG GCAGCAGCGGTGGCTATGGAAGCAGTAGTGGTGGCTACGGAGGCAGCAGCGGCTTAAGTAGCCTCTTCGGTGGCAGCAGCGGTGGCTACGGAGGCAGCAGTGGTGGTTATGGCGGCAGCGGCTTCGGTGGAGGCcttggcagcagcggcggctTTGGCGGCAGCAGCGGTATGGGTGGACTCGGTGGTGGCAGCTTCAGTGGCCTTGGAGGAGGTAGCGGCTTCAGCGGCCTTGGAGGAAGCAGCGGACTCGGTGGTCGCCTTGGTGGAATCTTCGGTCGCCGACGTCGCGGACGCGGCCGACGTGGTAGGCGCTCCAGTTTTGGAAGCAGTGGCTTCGGCAGCAGCGGCCTAGGTGGAGGCATCGGCGGATCAAGCGGCAGCGGTGGCTTTGGAGGCTTCGGCGGATCAGGCAGCAGCGGTGGCTTCGGAGGCCTCAGCGGCTTGAGCGGCTTCGGCGGATCCGGCGGATCCGGCGGCGGAAGCGGTTTTGGAGGAGGCTTCGGTGGATCCAGCGGAGGCGGTGGAAGCGGAGGCTTCGGCGGCCTCGGTGGATCCAGCGGCTTCGGCGGATCAAGCGGCGGCAGCGGATTTGGTGGAAGCTTCGGTGGATCCAGTGGAGGCAGCGGattcggcggcggcagcggattCGGTGGAGGAGACATGAAACAGAAATCCATGTCATGGTAA